The Pseudomonadales bacterium genomic interval CGTCGGCGTCCAGAACCGACAGCTCGCCCGAACGCGACACGGCGACCAGCTTGCCCGACTTCTGCTCCACCCAGCGCAGGTTGTGCAGACGCACCGTACCGTCGTTCTTGACCTGGATGTTGTCGGCCTCGGTCGCACGTGACGCGGCTCCACCGATGTGGAAGGTACGCATCGTCAACTGCGTGCCCGGCTCGCCGATCGACTGCGCTGCGACCACGCCGATCGCCTCGCCGATGTTCACGCGGTGCCCGCGCGCGAGATCACGCCCGTAACACTTGCTGCAGATCCCGTAGCGCGTTTCGCAGGTGATCGGCGAACGCACCGTGACTTCGTCGACGCCGAGCTTCTCGAGATGATCGACCATGGCCTCATCGAGCATCGTGCCCGCTTCGACCGCGATCTCGTCGCTGCCGGGGCGCAGCACGTCGCGCGCCACCACGCGCCCGAGCACACGGTCGCCAAGCCCTTCGATCACGTCGCCGCCCTCGATGACCGGTGTCATCAACAGCCCTTCAGTGGTGCCGCAATCCTCCACGGTGATCACCAGGTCCTGTGCCACGTCGACCAGACGCCGCGTCAGATAACCCGAGTTCGCGGTCTTCAACGCGGTGTCGGCCAGACCCTTGCGCGCACCGTGCGTCGAGATGAAGTACTGCAGTACGTTCAGGCCCTCGCGGAAGTTCGCCGTGATCGGCGTCTCGATGATCGAACCGTCCGGCTTGGCCATCAGGCCGCGCATGCCGGCGAGCTGACGGATCTGCGCCGGTGAGCCCCGTGCGCCCGAGTCCGCGTACATGTACACGGAGTTGAACGAACCCTGCTCGTGCTCCTTGCCCTGGCTGTCTTGCGCCTTCTCCTTGCTGATGCCTTCCATCATCGCCTTGGCGACGAGGTCGTTGGCACGCGACCAGATATCGATCACCTTGTTGTACTTCTCGCCCTGCGTCACCAGGCCCGAGGCATACTGCGACTCGATCTCCTTGACCTCGCCTTCGGCCTGCGCGATCAGGTTCGCCTTCGCAGCGGGAATCACGAAATCATTGACACCGATCGATGCGCCCGAGCGCGTCGAGTATTCGAAGCCGGTGTACATCAACTGGTCGGCGAAGATCACCGTCTGCTTGAGTCCGACGTTGCGATAGCAGGTGTTGATCAGACGCGAGATGCACTTCTTGGTCATCGGCATGTTGACCAGGTCGAAGGACAGCCCGTCGGGCACGATCTCGAACAGCAACACACGGCCGACCGTGGTATCGACGCGGCGCGCGTTCTCGCGCAGGCCGCCCGCGCCATCGGGCAGGCGCTCGCGGATACGCACGCGGATGCGCGTGTGCAGGTCGATCTGCCCGGCGCCCCAGGCACGGCGCACCTCGTCGGGGTCGGCAAAGGCCCGCTGCCCGCTGTCGACCTCGACACGCTCGCCCTTCGCACCGATGCGTTCGCGCGTCATGTAGTACAGACCGAGCACCACGTCCTGCGAGGGCACGATGATCGGGTCGCCGTTGGCCGGCGACAGGATGTTGTTGCTCGACATCATCAGCGCACGCGCTTCGAGCTGCGCCTCCAGCGTCAGCGGCACGTGCACCGCCATCTGGTCACCGTCGAAGTCGGCGTTGTAGGCCGCACAGACCAGCGGATGGAGCTGGATCGCCTTGCCCTCGATCAGCACCGGCTCGAAGGCCTGGATGCCGAGACGGTGCAGCGTCGGGGCACGGTTCAGCAGCACCGGGTGCTCGCGGATCACCTCGGCGAGGATATCCCACACCTCCGGCGGCTCACGCTCGACCATCTTCTTCGCGGCCTTGATCGTCGTCGCCAGCCCCCGTGCTTCCAGCTTGCCGAAGATGAACGGCTTGAACAGCTCGAGCGCCATCTTCTTCGGCAGGCCGCACTGGTGCAGCTTCAGCGTGGGACCGACCACGATCACCGAACGGCCCGAATAGTCGACTCGCTTGCCGAGCAGGTTCTGGCGAAAGCGCCCCTGCTTGCCCTTGATCATGTCAGCCAGCGACTTCAGCGGGCGCTTGTTGGTGCCGGTGATGGCACGGCCGCGGCGGCCGTTGTCGAGCAGCGCATCCACCGCTTCCTGCAGCATCCGCTTCTCGTTGCGCACGATGATGTCCGGCGCGCTGAGATCGAGCAGGCGCTTCAGGCGGTTGTTGCGGTTAATCACGCGACGGTAGAGGTCGTTCAGGTCCGAGGTCGCAAACCGTCCGCCGTCGAGCGGCACCAGCGGACGCAGGTCCGGCGGCAGCACCGGCAGCGCATTCAGCACCATCCACTGCGGCTTGTTGCCTGACTGGTGGAACGCCTCGAGCAGCTTCAGGCGCTTCGACAGCTTCTTGATCTTGGTCTCGGAGCTCGTCTGCGGCAGCTCCTCGCGCAGCCGCGCGATCTCCTCTTCCAGTCCGATGTCGGCGATGTACTGCTGGATCGCCTCGGCGCCCATCTTCGCCGTGAACTCGTCGCCGTGCTCCTCGAGTGCCTGGAAGTACTGCTCGTCGTTCAGCAACTGGCCACGTTCCAGCGTGGTCATGCCGGGGTCGACCACGAGGTAGGACTCGAAGTACAGCACGCGCTCGATGTCGCGCAGCGTCATGTCGAGCAGCAGGCCGATGCGCGAGGGCAACGACTTCAGGAACCAGATGTGCGCCACCGGGCTCGCGAGTTCGATATGCCCCATGCGCTCACGGCGCACCTTGGCCAGCGCGACCTCGACGCCGCATTTCTCGCACACCACGCCGCGATGCTTCAGGCGCTTGTACTTGCCGCACAGGCATTCGTAATCCTTCACCGGTCCGAAGATCTTGGCGCAGAACAGACCGTCGCGCTCCGGCTTGAACGTACGGTAGTTGATCGTTTCGGGCTTCTTCACCTCACCGAACGACCACGAACGGATCATTTCGGGCGAGGCGAGTCCGATGCGGATCGCATCGAACTCTTCCGTCGTGCCCTGGTTCTTCAGCAGGTTGAGCAGGTCTTTCAAGGCCGTTCCTCCGCGTATTGCTATCCGGCTTCGGCGTGAATCAGTCGGTCTCGAGCTCGATATCGATGCCGAGCGAGCGGATTTCCTTCACGAGCACATTGAAGGATTCCGGCATTCCGGGTTCCATGCGATGGTCACCGTCGACGATGTTCTTGTACATGCGCGTACGCCCGTTCACGTCGTCGGACTTGACCGTGAGCATCTCCTGCAGCGTGTACGCAGCCCCGTAGGCCTCCAGCGCCCACACTTCCATCTCCCCGAAACGCTGCCCGCCGAACTGCGCCTTGCCGCCGAGCGGCTGCTGCGTGACCAGCGAGTACGAACCCGTCGAGCGCGCGTGCATCTTGTCGTCGACGAGGTGATTCAGTTTCAGCATGTACATGTAGCCGACGGTCACCCGCCGTTCGAAGCGATCACCGGTACGCCCGTCATAGAGCTGCATCTGGCCGCTGTCGGGTAGCCCGGCGAGGCGCAGCAGCGCCTTGATCTCGTCCTCCTCGATGCCGTCGAACACCGGGGTTGCCATCGGCACGCCGCCACGCAGGTTGGCCGCCAGCTCGAGCAACTGCCGATCGTCCAGCGACTTCAGGTCGACGGCCTGGCCGCCGATCGAGTTGTACACTTCCTCGAGGAAGCGGCGCAGTTCGGCCACCTTGCGCTGCTCGCGCAGCATCGCGTCGATGCGCTGCCCCAGCCCATGCGCTGCGAGCCCCAGGTGCGCCTCGAGGATCTGTCCCACGTTCATCCGCGACGGCACGCCGAGCGGATTCAGCACGATGTCCACCGGTTGGCCGTGCTCGTCGTACGGCATGTCTTCCTCGGGCATGATCACCGAGATCACACCCTTGTTGCCGTGCCGGCCCGCCATCTTGTCCCCGGGCTGCACCCGGCGCTTCACCGCCAGGTAGACCTTCACGATCTTCAGCACGCCGGGAGCGAGATCGTCGCCGCTCTGCAGCTTGCGCCGCTTCTCCTCGAAGCGCTTCTCCATGTCCTCGCGGCGTTCGTTCAGGCTGTTCTCGGCATTTTCGAGCTGCGTGTTGAGCTCGGCGTTCGCCATCCGCAGCTTGAACCACTGCTCGTGCTCCATCCCGTCGAGCTGCTCGACCGTGAGCACGGTGTCCTTCTTCAGGCCGGCACCGCCCTGCACCTTCGCGCCCGCCAGCAGGTTGCGCAGACGCGCATAGGTGGCGTTCTCGACGATGCGGAACTCGTCGCGCAGATCCTTGCGGTACTGATCGAGCTGGGCCTTCTCGATCTGCAGCGCACGCTGGTCACGCTGCAGGCCTTCGCGGGTGAAGACCTGCACGTCGATCACCGTGCCCTTGGTGCCCGACGGCACGCGCAGCGAGGTGTCCTTCACGTCGGAAGCCTTCTCGCCAAAGATCGCACGCAGCAGCTTCTCTTCCGGCGTGAGCTGGGTTTCGCCCTTCGGCGTCACCTTGCCGACCAGAATGTCACCGGCATTGACCTCGGCGCCGATGTACACCACGCCCGATTCGTCGAGGTTCGCCAGTGCGCCCTCGCCGACGTTCGGGATATCCGCCGTGATCTCCTCGGAACCGAGCTTGGTGTCGCGCGCAACGCAACTGAGCTCCTGGATGTGGATCGTGGTGAAGCGATCCTCGCGCACCACGCGCTCCGAGATCAGAATCGAGTCTTCGAAGTTGTAACCGTTCCACGGCATGAACGCGATGCGCATGTTCTGCCCGAGCGCGAGCTCGCCGAGATCGACCGACGGGCCGTCGGCCAGGATGTCGCCGGCCGCGACCACATCGCCCTGGCGTACTACCGGGCGCTGGTTGATGCAGGTGTTCTGGTTCGAGCGCGTGTACTTGGTCAGGTTGTAGATATCGACGCCGATCTCGCCGCTGCCGATTTCCTCCTCCTTCACACGCACCACGATCCGCCCGGCGTCGACGCTCTCGATCTCCCCGCCACGGCGTGCCACCACGCAGACGCCGGAGTCACGCGCGACCAGGCGCTCCATGCCGGTTCCCACCAGCGGCTTCTCGGTACGCAGCGTCGGCACCGCCTGGCGCTGCATGTTCGAACCCATCAGCGCGCGGTTGGCGTCGTCGTGCTCGAGAAACGGGATCAGCGAGGCGGCGACCGAAACGACCTGCTTCGGCGAGACGTCCATGTAATCGACGCGCTCGGGCGGCATCACCGTGAATTCGTTCTGGTGGCGCACCGCCACCAGATCGTCGACCAGCCTGCCGTTGCGATCGAGCTGCGCCGAGGCCTGCGCGACCACGTAATCGGCCTCGACGATCGCCGACAGGAACTCGATCTCGTCGGTGACCTTGCCGTCGACGACCTTGCGGTACGGCGACTCGAGGAAACCGTAGCGATTGGTGCGCGCGAAGGTCGACAGCGAATTGATCAGACCGATGTTCGGGCCTTCAGGCGTCTCGATCGGACACACGCGCCCGTAGTGCGTCGGGTGCACGTCGCGCACCTCGAAGCCGGCGCGCTCGCGCGTAAGACCACCCGGTCCGAGCGCGGATACACGCCGCTTGTGCGTGACCTCGGACAGCGGGTTGTTCTGGTCCATGAACTGCGACAACTGGCTCGAGCCGAAGAACTCCTTCACCGCGGCCGCCACCGGCTTGGCGTTGATCAGGTCCTGCGGCATCAACTGCTCCTGCTCCGCCAGGTTCAGCCGTTCCTTGACCGCGCGCTCGACACGCACCAGCCCGACGCGGAACTGGTTCTCCGCCATCTCGCCCACCGACCGCAC includes:
- the rpoC gene encoding DNA-directed RNA polymerase subunit beta'; amino-acid sequence: MKDLLNLLKNQGTTEEFDAIRIGLASPEMIRSWSFGEVKKPETINYRTFKPERDGLFCAKIFGPVKDYECLCGKYKRLKHRGVVCEKCGVEVALAKVRRERMGHIELASPVAHIWFLKSLPSRIGLLLDMTLRDIERVLYFESYLVVDPGMTTLERGQLLNDEQYFQALEEHGDEFTAKMGAEAIQQYIADIGLEEEIARLREELPQTSSETKIKKLSKRLKLLEAFHQSGNKPQWMVLNALPVLPPDLRPLVPLDGGRFATSDLNDLYRRVINRNNRLKRLLDLSAPDIIVRNEKRMLQEAVDALLDNGRRGRAITGTNKRPLKSLADMIKGKQGRFRQNLLGKRVDYSGRSVIVVGPTLKLHQCGLPKKMALELFKPFIFGKLEARGLATTIKAAKKMVEREPPEVWDILAEVIREHPVLLNRAPTLHRLGIQAFEPVLIEGKAIQLHPLVCAAYNADFDGDQMAVHVPLTLEAQLEARALMMSSNNILSPANGDPIIVPSQDVVLGLYYMTRERIGAKGERVEVDSGQRAFADPDEVRRAWGAGQIDLHTRIRVRIRERLPDGAGGLRENARRVDTTVGRVLLFEIVPDGLSFDLVNMPMTKKCISRLINTCYRNVGLKQTVIFADQLMYTGFEYSTRSGASIGVNDFVIPAAKANLIAQAEGEVKEIESQYASGLVTQGEKYNKVIDIWSRANDLVAKAMMEGISKEKAQDSQGKEHEQGSFNSVYMYADSGARGSPAQIRQLAGMRGLMAKPDGSIIETPITANFREGLNVLQYFISTHGARKGLADTALKTANSGYLTRRLVDVAQDLVITVEDCGTTEGLLMTPVIEGGDVIEGLGDRVLGRVVARDVLRPGSDEIAVEAGTMLDEAMVDHLEKLGVDEVTVRSPITCETRYGICSKCYGRDLARGHRVNIGEAIGVVAAQSIGEPGTQLTMRTFHIGGAASRATEADNIQVKNDGTVRLHNLRWVEQKSGKLVAVSRSGELSVLDADGRERERYRLPYGAVLTVKEGERVKARQTVAQWDPHTHPIISEAAGKVRFDGMEEGISVNRQTDEMTGLSSISVLDPSERPAAGKDMRPAVALVDAKGKEICLPGTQTPAHYFLPASALVALEDGATLDVGDVIARIPQERGGTRDITGGLPRVADLFEARRPKEPAILAEISGTVSFGKETKGKRRLIITPTDGQTLADGSDHYETLIPKWRTLTVFEGESVDKGEVVSEGPPAPHDILRLKGVEALAKYIVSEIQDVYRLQGVRINDKHIEVIVRQMLRKVEIMAPGESSFIRGEQGEYTRVLEENEALEKEDRMPASFERVLLGITKASLATESFISAASFQETTRVLTEAAVTGKRDFLRGLKENVVVGRLIPAGTGFTYHSERRRRRAKEAMGETMATASEIEAALTEAFSNEGS
- the rpoB gene encoding DNA-directed RNA polymerase subunit beta, with product MAYSYTERKRIRKDFGKLSLPSGMKLPFLLAIQRDSYRQFTQTDLGPAQREESGLHGALRSVFPIVSYSGNAALEYVDYHLGTPAFDVKECQLRGATFAAPLRVRVRLIIYDRESSTRAIKDIKEQEVYMGEIPLMTENGTFVINGTERVVVSQLHRSPGVFFDHDKGKTHSSGKLLYSARIIPYRGSWLDFEFDPKDLVYVRIDRRRKLPATILLRALGYNAQEMLRMFYDINVFTADEAGNWVLELVADRLRGEIAAFDIRDEKGSVIVEQGRRITARHIRLIEKAKLESLPVPVEYIAGRSLASDLVDTGTGEVLVDCNTELGSDMLGKLFARGIRRIETIYTNELDCGPFVSETLRSDPTRTPLEALVEIYRMMRPGEPPTREAAENLFNNLFFSAERYDLSEVGRMKFNRRLGREAVEGSGVLSREDIVDVLKTLIAIRNGKGIVDDIDHLGNRRVRSVGEMAENQFRVGLVRVERAVKERLNLAEQEQLMPQDLINAKPVAAAVKEFFGSSQLSQFMDQNNPLSEVTHKRRVSALGPGGLTRERAGFEVRDVHPTHYGRVCPIETPEGPNIGLINSLSTFARTNRYGFLESPYRKVVDGKVTDEIEFLSAIVEADYVVAQASAQLDRNGRLVDDLVAVRHQNEFTVMPPERVDYMDVSPKQVVSVAASLIPFLEHDDANRALMGSNMQRQAVPTLRTEKPLVGTGMERLVARDSGVCVVARRGGEIESVDAGRIVVRVKEEEIGSGEIGVDIYNLTKYTRSNQNTCINQRPVVRQGDVVAAGDILADGPSVDLGELALGQNMRIAFMPWNGYNFEDSILISERVVREDRFTTIHIQELSCVARDTKLGSEEITADIPNVGEGALANLDESGVVYIGAEVNAGDILVGKVTPKGETQLTPEEKLLRAIFGEKASDVKDTSLRVPSGTKGTVIDVQVFTREGLQRDQRALQIEKAQLDQYRKDLRDEFRIVENATYARLRNLLAGAKVQGGAGLKKDTVLTVEQLDGMEHEQWFKLRMANAELNTQLENAENSLNERREDMEKRFEEKRRKLQSGDDLAPGVLKIVKVYLAVKRRVQPGDKMAGRHGNKGVISVIMPEEDMPYDEHGQPVDIVLNPLGVPSRMNVGQILEAHLGLAAHGLGQRIDAMLREQRKVAELRRFLEEVYNSIGGQAVDLKSLDDRQLLELAANLRGGVPMATPVFDGIEEDEIKALLRLAGLPDSGQMQLYDGRTGDRFERRVTVGYMYMLKLNHLVDDKMHARSTGSYSLVTQQPLGGKAQFGGQRFGEMEVWALEAYGAAYTLQEMLTVKSDDVNGRTRMYKNIVDGDHRMEPGMPESFNVLVKEIRSLGIDIELETD